The following nucleotide sequence is from Cyclobacteriaceae bacterium.
TTAACAAGTCTGCGGTATATTTTGCTTAGTTCACATTCTTCAACTAAGCAATTGAGTAAAAAGTCGGTGTCAATTATGAACGTCTTTTTTGAAAAATTCGTGGCTTGAAATTCTTTCAAAGCAGGATCTAAATTCAATATTTGGAGCCCAATAAATGCTTTGGCCCAATGCGATAAAGTTTCTGCTTGCTCGTCTGTAGGATTTTGAATTGTATCTCCAATCGAATACGTTAGGGCAGTACCGATCCTTTCTGACAGGCCTTCTTTCGTAAGATCAATCAAGGCCTTATTCTTTTCAAATCCAAAGTCGGCATTCACTGACTTCTCAGCTATGTGCGAATTAGTGTAGTCAACACCATGTAATCTAAAAAATGCACTAAGAGATTTTTTTACATTAGATTTTACCTTTGCTATAGTTGCTCGATCTAATTGAGAATTCTCCGCAACTATTACTTTATCGACAATGTCATTTATCAACGCATCCGTCGATTGTTCAATTTTTGTTACACTGCCCTCAATATATTCAATAGCTCTTTTGCTAGCGGAGAACGATTGGTTGTTGTTGTTTACAAATTCTTGCTTAACTAAACGCAGAGCTGAGGTTTTAATCTGATCCTCGCTGAATGATCGACTATATTTATTGTTAAGAGTATTTAAAATATCTTTGGTGGTTACTCCATTCGCAGAAGCAATGACCGACAGTATAAGTCTATCAAATAGATCTTTTCGCGTCGACTGCGCATTCCTATTAAAGGTAAAAAGCAGCGAACATTTTAATAGAGAGGTTTGTAAAACGTCCGCAGTTTCATCAGAAAAATACACTTTTTTATTAAAGACGGTGCTTTCAATTTGCGAGCGAATATTGGGAAAGTAGATGTTGAATAAACTGTAATTATTAGCAGCCAAACGAGAAAGAATTGTTTTTCTTTCTACGATGTCGATTTGAAATGCATTTTTATAATGCTTTCTGATATCAGATCTTAGTTTCTCAGTATTATTGATTTGGTTAATTGTGACAAATACAATGCTTTCAAATTGTATTGCATTTTCCTTTAGTTTTTCGATGGTATCAATTAGTTTTTGCCTATTGCGTTTATCCAATGAATACTGAAAGATGGTCTTTTTAGTCCCGTCATGATAGTAGCGTGTCTCTTCGCCGTCAATTCCCTTGTCAGCGACACCGCCAATTGCACGGATTGAGTCATAACCCTCATCATTCAATATTCGCGTTGCGAGTTCTTCAAATTTATTGAAGTCAGTATACTTATTTAATGCAATTTCAATGATGTAATCCATAGGTTTACTTGGTCTAAATTATTCGCTCAATCACGGCCAGAAGAATTCTGGTTCTCTGAAATTGCCTGCATTTTAAGTAATTGATCTTCTACAGGAGTGCCGATTCGTTTGTAAAAGTGGCAGTTTTATTTGGATATTTCTTTCATCTTTTGCGATGAGATTTAAAAAAGCCCGCCGTACTTCGGCGGGCTTTCATTCTGTAATCGGATGGTAGCCTAAACTCTCGCACGCCGAGATCTGGGCTGCTTTTTTTCGTGATTTCTGTCACCTTCGTCCATATCTTCCTGCTTTCGCGTCTCCTTCTTGTCCTTCGACTTCTCCTGTTCCTTTCCCTTTTCAGGCTCCTCCTTCACTTCCTTTCTTTCAATCCCCTGGAATACCTTCTGCATCTTGGCATCATAGAGATTCAGGGTCTTGAACTGTGGATTCGCCTCGATGTGCATTTTATCTTCTTTGCCTTCCCCGACGAAAGTCACCTGATGGACGTTGCCCTTTTCAAGGGATTTCATAATCTTAAGTTTGTCGTCGTTACTTGAGAGTTCCTTGATCGGGTAGCGATTGAGGACTGCCTCCAGGTCATAACCGTAGCCCGAATGGAACTGCTTCACCTTGAAGTTGTCGTTCTTGTCCTTTTCCTTGAAGTCAAGCTGGAGCCAGGCGTTGAACGGCTGACCTTCCTTGTTTGTCAGGTCTTTATTGACTGATCGGCCACTCAGAAGGTTATAAGCTTCCTTGGCTGTCATTCCTGAGTTCTTGGTAATGTAGAAGGTCTGTGACTTATCCTGGGATGAATCTTCGCCCCGAAGCGTCGCCTGGTACCGGTTGAAGAAGTACATATCCGTTTGATCGGACTTCTTAAAATCGAGCTTGTAATCCACCTTATCGGTGACTGCGTCTCGTTTGAACTCACCCTGGAGCGAAAGCTGGAATTCAGCCGGTTGTTCTTTGATCCTCGCCTCAAGGTCGGTATTGAGTTTCTCACCGAAACCCATGTACTTGAGACCGTCTCTTAAAAATTCAAAATTCTTGGTGTTCATAAACGTTTTGTTTAATAGTTTGTAATAATGATTTAAATCTGAAAGCATCGTTATTCAAGTAGCCTGGCGTTGACGATCGTTCTGTTTTTGATGTTCATGTTAAAGTGCCGTCCTCCGTTTTGTTCGAACAATTCGACTTGTAGGTATTTAGCCTCTGGGATGGTGAATTTTTGCAAGGCGTAAACAATGTCAGTCGAAGAATTTCCCTTTACTTCCTTGTCATTGCCATAGATATGGAGTGGCCTGATCTCAATTTCCTGAGAGGCTGTTCTTTTTATCCGGGCTTTATCCCGGATATAGAATTTCAGAAAATCTATGTCATAGTCAATGTTTGAGCGGTTGACTATCCGGAAGTGATAAAACATGACATCGCTTTTAATGTAGATACCCAGAAGCGTTATGACCATCTTGTTACCGCTTTCGCTGACTCCGAGTATTCT
It contains:
- the traN gene encoding conjugative transposon protein TraN, with translation METQNVEVTFNKTSTIVFAAVIKSVDRGSRDVLAQKAKGVENVLQVKAARRDFPQTNLTVITADGVLHHFTVNYSEQPTSLTMVTDQLADPPVDPLIFQSALTETDIENYSAGIAKDKRRILGVSESGNKMVITLLGIYIKSDVMFYHFRIVNRSNIDYDIDFLKFYIRDKARIKRTASQEIEIRPLHIYGNDKEVKGNSSTDIVYALQKFTIPEAKYLQVELFEQNGGRHFNMNIKNRTIVNARLLE